In one window of Microplitis demolitor isolate Queensland-Clemson2020A chromosome 4, iyMicDemo2.1a, whole genome shotgun sequence DNA:
- the LOC103570209 gene encoding AN1-type zinc finger protein 1, protein MELPQVGKQCSIEFCKQNDFLIITCAHCSALFCKNHHHISSHHCPKYKDNIVEKLDDSVNSTASKNYICAHKLCNSTSIIEMICPECKKHFCVNHRHHGCFEKTDEEISDELKVWQNAKDQFLAAKSVVDTEITENSKKSKNSALAKKVQLMKLKGRATGSKEIPSNHRKYFLIYPPLKASKKESRALFISDSWTIGKSIDSIADIMGINNTNNTSNLIKLKLFNYLNGNIITDKMDALISTLLDDSHLTDGQSLILEYSKEDTVDCTLYK, encoded by the exons aTGGAATTACCACAAGTAGGCAAGCAGTGCAGTATAGAATTTTGCaaacaaaatgattttttaatcatcaccTGTGCGCATTGTTCTGcgttattttgtaaaaatcatCATCATATATCATCACACCATTGTCCCAAATATAAAGACAATATCGTTGAAAAATTAGACGATTCAGTCAACAGTACAGcttctaaaaattatatttgtgcACATAAACTATGTAACAGTACTTCAATTATTGAAATGATTTGCCCAGAATGTAAGAAACATTTTTGTGTAAATCATCGACACCATGGATGCTTTGAAAAAACGGATGAAGAAATTTCTGATGAATTGAAAGTATGGCAAAATGCTAAAGATCAGTTTTTAGCGGCTAAGAGTGTCGTAGATACtgaaattactgaaaattcgaaaaaatcgaaaaattctGCATTAGCAAAGAAG GTACAACTAATGAAACTAAAAGGACGCGCAACAGGTTCAAAAGAAATACCTTCAaatcatagaaaatattttctgatttaCCCGCCTCTCAAAGCCTCAAAAAAAGAATCACGTGCACTATTTATTAGTGACAGCTGGACAATTGGAAAAAGCATCGATTCCATAGCTGACATCATGGGAATAAACAATACAAATAAtacatcaaatttaataaaactgaaattgttcaattatttaaatggaaatattATCACTGATAAAATGGACGCCCTGATATCAACTTTGCTAGATGATTCTCACTTGACCGATGGCCAAAGTCTAATCTTAGAATATTCCAAAGAAGATACTGTTGATTgtactttatataaataa
- the LOC103570210 gene encoding anaphase-promoting complex subunit 13: protein MDSQITGDGRLLELIDEAWRKERLPIDDIVVPSSELPDPESDNGDSHMTLRELEQKWSNLALGTFSENHFHSPTPSHN from the coding sequence ATGGATAGTCAAATTACTGGAGATGGCAGGCTTTTAGAATTAATTGATGAAGCTTGGAGAAAAGAACGACTACCTATTGATGACATAGTCGTTCCATCATCAGAATTACCAGATCCTGAAAGTGATAATGGAGATTCGCACATGACTCTGAGAGAGTTAGAACAAAAGTGGAGCAATTTAGCCCTTGGCACATTTAGTGAAAATCATTTTCACTCACCTACTCCTTcacacaattaa
- the LOC103570208 gene encoding histone RNA hairpin-binding protein has product MTTQESDSKEWFYDSNDKQLNVDTENCIINSIEIEKDDSLNLTNSNVSEDSDVTRKRIRNASPDSKTERHLRDRQISENSESNSSTSSDHKKKKIEYETEPGIIARRQKEIDYGKNTIGYDRYLQAVPKHERTKEHPKTPPKYAKYSRRAWDGMMRLWRKQLHQWDPSEEENEDSDTSS; this is encoded by the exons ATGACAACACAAGAGAGTGATTCCAAGGAATGGTTTTACGATTCCAatgataaacaattaaatgtgGATACTGAAAACTGcatcataaattcaattgaaatagaaaaagaTGATAGTTTGAATCTTACAAATTCAAACGTATCTGAAGATTCTGACGTAACGCGTAAGAGGATCCGGAATGCGAGTCCAGATTCAAAAACCGAACGGCACTTACGCGATAGACAAATCAGCGAAAATAGTGAATCGAATTCCAGTACCTCATCTgatcataagaaaaaaaaaatagaatatgaAACTGAACCCGGTATTATAGCACGCAGGCAAAAAGAAATTGATTATGGAAAAAATACCATAGGTTATGACAGATATTTACAAGCGGTTCCCAA ACATGAAAGAACGAAAGAACATCCAAAAACTCCACCCAAATATGCTAAGTATAGCAGAAGAGCTTGGGACGGAATGATGAGACTCTGGCGCAAGCAACTGCACCAATGGGATCCATCAGAAGAAGAAAATGAGGATTCAGATACTTCGTCTTAA
- the LOC103570207 gene encoding uncharacterized protein LOC103570207, with amino-acid sequence MMNEIQEKLMCPPDDYHLNNNKSEMGSFDVSSNWDLTENTKNFRNVISIGSVDDCSNRMTLEDIVDEKGCIEVKRKSDDSGPCTLDIKLKNRDKKISRIGIVSEASVLEIFQDFGEYTTTIFAEFIDEFEDSSVYYAEVAFERPSSEVSIKFTRIKNNRPTMFLYGVRLLLQQSEVSKTTEHLDLNFVNECLRKLLDNRNNGLEKLSSPSINGNDDTISSRDDLTVNNYAKSFTRNAYELLKSKESLTNGNYGQKEKSNMENYNTSCTENIEALLDLKITEMEERLSKKIDLIESKTNEKLDKILKLLESLKNSNVAQ; translated from the exons ATGATGAAtgaaattcaagaaaaattaatgtgtCCACCAGATGATTATCatctgaataataataaatccgAAATGGGTTCGTTTGATGTATCATCAAATTGGGACTTGactgaaaatacaaaaaattttaggaatgTGATTTCCATTGGCTCAGTAGATGATTGCTCTAACAG aatgaCCCTCGAAGATATTGTAGATGAAAAAGGATGTATAGaagttaaaagaaaatcaGATGACAGCGGACCCTGTACACTAGAcataaaattgaagaatagagacaaaaaaatatcacgaATAGGAATAGTTTCGGAAGCTTCTGTCTTAGAAATATTTCAGGACTTTGGTGAATATACGACAACGATATTTGCTGAATTTATTGACGAGTTTGAAGATTCTTCTGTCTACTACGCAGAGGTTGCATTCGAACGTCCATCGTCTGAAGTCAGCATAAAG ttcacgagaattaaaaacaatcgACCCACTATGTTTCTTTATGGAGTCCGACTTCTTCTCCAACAATCAGAGGTTTCAAAGACTACGGAACACttggatttaaattttgtcaatGAATGTCTGAGAAAATTACTGGATAACAGAAATAACGGACTAGAGAAATTATCAAGTCCTTCAATCAATGGAAATGATGACACTATCAGTAGCAGGGATGACTTgactgtaaataattacgCTAAAAGTTTCACACGAAATGCCTATGAGCTTTTAAAATCAAAGGAATCTTTAACAAATGGGAATTATGggcaaaaagaaaaatcaaatatgGAAAATTACAACACATCTTGTACTGAAAATATTGAAGCTcttcttgatttaaaaattacagaaatGGAAGAACgactttcgaaaaaaatagatcTGATAGAAAgcaaaacaaatgaaaaactggataaaatattaaaattattggagtcattaaaaaattcaaatgtagcgcaataa
- the LOC103570206 gene encoding small nuclear ribonucleoprotein Sm D3 translates to MSIGVPIKVLHEAEGHIITCETNTGEVYRGILIEAEDNMNCQMQNITVTYRDGRVAQLENVYIRGSKIRFLILPDMLKNAPMFKRPGGKGSGTAGRGKSAILRAQARGRGRGQNQRGRGTGSAPWLNQQTQPGGSQAGRGRG, encoded by the exons atgtcaattggAGTACCAATAAAAGTGCTTCATGAAGCCGAGGGTCATATCATAACCTGTGAAACAAATACCGGCGAGGTTTATCGTGGAATATTGATTGAAGCTGAAGACAACATGAATTGTCAGATGCAAAACATTACTGTGACCTACAGAGATGGTAGAGTAGCTCAATTAGAAAATGTATACATTCGCGGGTCCAAAATAAGATTTCTTATACTGCCGGACATGTTGAAAAATGCGCCAATGTTTAAAAGACCTGGTGGGAAAGGATCAGGAACAGCAGGTCGTGGAAAGTCAGCGATTCTCCGAGCTCAAg caaGAGGCAGAGGCCGAGGACAAAACCAAAGGGGTCGAGGTACTGGTTCTGCACCGTGGCTCAATCAACAAACTCAACCAGGTGGATCTCAAGCTGGTAGAGGAAGGGGATAA
- the LOC103570205 gene encoding omega-amidase NIT2, translating into MTTLRLALVQLLVNSNKRSNIEKAVSFIERAKKQSADVVILPECFNSPYGIQHFSKYAEDIPSGETSLALSNAAKNFKINVIAGTFPERDNNALYNTCTVWNTEGQLIAKHRKMHLFDIDIKGKIRFAESEVLRAGNTLTMIDLNDFKIGIGICYDIRFEEMARLYRNKGCSLLVYPAAFNMTTGPLHWQLLQRSRANDNQCYVVCVSPARDTKSEYIAWGHSQLTNPWGEVIHDLDVHENMIVTEIDSSIVKEVRSQIPTSVQRRTDVYDTVYKHDDK; encoded by the exons ATGACAA CACTGCGGCTTGCTTTAGTACAACTGCTTGTCAATTCCAATAAGCGTTCCAACATAGAAAAAGCTGTTTCATTTATTGAACGAGCAAAAAAACAATCTGCTGACGTTGTCATTCTTCCAGAATGTTTTAATTCTCCTTATGGCATAC AACATTTTAGTAAATATGCCGAAGACATTCCTTCGGGAGAAACAAGCTTAGCCCTATCAAATGCGGCaaagaatttcaaaataaatgttattgcTGGTACTTTTCCTGAAAGAGATAATAACGCATTGTACAATACCTGCACTGTCTGGAATACTGAAGGTCAACTTATAGCAAAACATagaaaa atgcatttatttgatattgaCATAAAAGGCAAGATACGATTTGCTGAGAGCGAAGTTTTGAGAGCGGGAAATACTTTGACGATGATTGATCTGaacgattttaaaattggtATAGGAATATGTTATGATATCAGATTTGAAGAAATGGCGCGCCTTTATCGTAATAAAG gCTGTAGTTTATTGGTGTATCCAGCTGCATTCAATATGACTACCGGGCCATTACATTGGCAACTACTTCAACGTTCAAGAGCTAATGATAATCAGTGCTACGTTGTCTGTGTCTCTCCAGCGCGTGATACTAAATCAGAATATATCGCGTGGGGACACAGCCAACTGACTAATCCATGGGGAGAAGTAATTCATGACTTAGATGTTCACGAAAATATGATAGTCACTGAAATAG attcatCTATTGTAAAAGAAGTAAGAAGTCAAATTCCAACTTCTGTGCAACGGCGCACTGATGTCTATGATACCGTTTACAAACATGatgataaataa
- the LOC103570204 gene encoding copper chaperone for superoxide dismutase, whose amino-acid sequence MASKIEFAVNMTCEKCVDAIKNCLSDNKDIQKVDISLDRGTVLVETKLPYTIIQEKIESSGKRAVLKGFGDNSSAVSMIGGTSGFSKNKLIQGVVRFIETQKGCIVDGTIDGLDPGDHGLHIHECGDISNGCESVGQHFNPYNCSHGGLEDDISNRHMGDLGNITADTAGRALFRFQNNDLKVTDIIGRSLVVTENADDLGRGQNSNSKIDGNSGLKIACGIIARSCGIFENTKKICSCDGKTLWDERDELKKKYTQLLDFKNINLDEKR is encoded by the exons atggcgtCAAAG ATTGAATTTGCTGTTAACATGACTTGCGAAAAATGTGTtgatgcaataaaaaattgcctTAGCGATAACAAAGATATACAAAAAGTTGATATATCACTTGATCGAGGAACTGTTTTAGTTGAAACAAAACTTCCGTATACAATAATCCaagaaaaaatagaaagtTCCGGTAAAAGGGCTGTGTTGAAAGGCTTCGgag ATAATTCAAGTGCAGTTTCTATGATTGGTGGAACTTCTGGTTTTTCTAAGAACAAATTAATCCAAGGAGTTGTCAGATTTATTGAAACTCAAAAAGGCTGCATAGTTGATGGTACAATTGACGGATTAGATCCTGGAGATCATGGGTTGCACATTCATGAGTGTGGTGACATTTCTAATGGCTGTGAATCAGTAGGTCAGCATTTCAATCCCTACAATTGCAGTCATGGAGGCCTAGAAGATGACATTTCTAATCga CATATGGGAGATCTTGGAAACATAACTGCAGATACAGCCGGACGAGCCTTGTTtagatttcaaaataatgatttgaaagttacagatattatCGGAAGATCTCTTGTCGTTACAGAAAATGCTGATGATTTGGGAAGAGGACAGAAttcaaattcgaaaattgacgGAAACAGCGGactcaa GATAGCATGTGGAATAATAGCAAGATCATGTGGGATATTTgagaacacaaaaaaaatttgtagctGTGATGGTAAAACATTATGGGACGAACGAGatgaactgaaaaaaaag tacaCTCAATTATTGGACTTCAAGAATATTAATCTAGATGAAaagcgataa
- the LOC103570203 gene encoding dnaJ homolog subfamily C member 30, mitochondrial, translated as MKFKSMAYNLRMRWIFKFYDNKLFSSKVKTHYDSLEIKPKATQGEIKSAYFKLSMQYHPDKNSSEEAKIKFRNISEAYEVLGNYDTRKQYDRKIKVRLPDDRPRENIVYKPADISKEAYRAHMEIMRRQHDGTPIFDFDAWTKAHYGQTFAKSRRTKMKYKMYADEKKVTAAHSHSTGVESALLMVFVTSIFSVLVFGLLLPSASEVPENLVLEKIKNDDDDDDSKKPLDST; from the coding sequence atgaaatttaaaagcaTGGCTTATAATTTGAGAATGCGgtggatttttaaattttacgataataaattatttagttccAAGGTCAAAACTCATTACGACAGTTTGGAAATAAAGCCGAAAGCAACTCAAGGTGAAATAAAATCAGCttactttaaattatcaatgcAGTATCATCCGGACAAAAATAGTAGTGAAGAAGCTAAGATAAAATTTCGCAATATATCAGAAGCCTACGAAGTTTTAGGAAATTACGATACTCGAAAGCAATATGACCGCAAAATAAAAGTTCGGTTACCAGATGATCGACCACGGGAAAATATAGTATATAAGCCAGCAGATATTAGCAAAGAAGCTTATCGTGCTCATATGGAGATAATGCGACGTCAACATGATGGAACTCCAATTTTTGATTTCGATGCGTGGACTAAAGCTCATTACGGTCAAACTTTTGCTAAATCACGTAgaacaaaaatgaaatataaaatgtatgcTGATGAGAAAAAAGTAACTGCGGCACATTCACATTCGACAGGTGTAGAGTCTGCACTTTTAATGGTTTTCGTCACGTCAATATTTTCAGTGTTAGTTTTTGGACTATTGTTGCCATCTGCGTCAGAAGTAccggaaaatttagttttagaaaagattaaaaatgatgatgatgatgatgattcaaaaaaaccgcTGGATTCAACGTGA
- the LOC103570201 gene encoding vacuolar protein sorting-associated protein 37B, which translates to MFNSTQEPDIPAALAMLNHLSNDELKEILNDDGKFEEVVKDIKQFKELETEKEMLMASNRSLAEFNLAKQPELEESKKILLELGEKGSELCINVQKIMNDIKNKSESLSIDTAMELLQSSATEIEEESEKHAENFLAGNSDVDEFLEQFLIKRKLMHLRKVKIDKMRELRKKSRFSKGGSSYPSGRNFPEINTSVPYPTGPVSMPMPVSSCFRPY; encoded by the exons ATGTTTAATTCTACTCAAGAACCTGACATTCCAGCAGCTCTTGCTATGCTCAACCATCTAAGTAATGATGAACTTAAAGAAATACTGAACGATGATGGAAAATTTGAAGAAGTTGTCAAAGATATTAAACaa TTTAAAGAACTGGAAACGGAAAAAGAAATGCTGATGGCTAGCAATCGTTCATTAGCTGAATTCAATTTAGCGAAACAACCAGAACTagaagaaagtaaaaaaatactcctAGAACTTGGAGAAAAAGGCAGCGAGTTGTGTATAaatgtacaaaaaattatgaacgACATTA agAATAAATCGGAGTCTTTGTCTATTGATACGGCAATGGAACTTTTGCAATCTTCTGCTACAGAAATAGAAGAAGAATCTGAG AAACATGCGGAAAATTTTCTCGCAGGAAATTCAGATGTAGATGAATTTTTAGAACAATTTCTTATCAAACGTAAACTTATGCATTTacgtaaagtaaaaattgataaaatgagagaactaagaaaaaaatcaagattttcAAAAGGTGGTTCAAGTTACCCATCCGGCAGGAATTTCCCTGAAATTAATACTTCAGTTCCATATCCAACGGGTCCTGTTTCAATGCCAATGCCAGTGTCATCATGTTTTCGAccctactaa
- the LOC103570200 gene encoding thioredoxin domain-containing protein 9, whose amino-acid sequence MEALIQQKVLEVANQVEKQLDAELEQLEKLDSDDLEKLREKRLKELKQIHHQKQTWIAAGHGEYNEIYNEKEFFEVSKKSQNIVCLFYKDDSPRCKIVDQHFKILAKKHVEARFCKLNVERAPFLTERLKIKIIPTMTIVKDSKTVDYIVGFTDLGNCDDFSTEMLEWRIARSGVISYNGDLLHPPEAGAKKKISIAKKSKTIRGNNDSDDSCDEI is encoded by the exons ATGGAGGCTTTGATACAACAAAAAGTATTGGAAGTAGCGAATCAAGTCGAAAAACAATTAGATGCTGAATTAGAACAGCTAGAAAAACTTGACAGCGATGATCTTGAAAAATTGAGAGAAAAAAGATTGAAAGAATTGAAACAAATTCATCATCAAAAACAAACGTGGATCGCCGca GGCCATGGAGAATATAATGAAATCTACAAcgaaaaagaatttttcgaAGTATctaaaaaatcacaaaatattgTATGCTTATTCTATAAAGATGACTCTCCTAGATGTAAAATAGTGGACcaacatttcaaaattctGGCTAAGAAACATGTAGAAGCACGATTCTGCAAACTGAATGTTGAACGGGCTCCATTTTTAACAG aacgattgaaaatcaaaataattccaaCTATGACTATTGTCAAAGATAGTAAAACTGTAGACTATATAGTTGGGTTTACTGATTTAGGAAACTGTGATGATTTTTCAACTGAAATGTTAGAGTGGCGCATTGCTCGTTCTGGAGTAATTTCATATAATGGAGATTTATTACATCCTCCTGAGGCAGGagcgaaaaagaaaatttcgatcgcaaaaaaatcaaaaaccaTCAGAGGTAACAATGACTCTGATGACAGCTGTGATGAAATTTAG
- the LOC103570199 gene encoding uncharacterized protein LOC103570199, with product MTRKCVLCKETNYKNSYSFFSAPKDAETRKKWQEAIGIKDYVVNDETFVCSRHFTPGDIITHWVSGVPPHVVTIKYKKCRLRPGAVPSVNCDMENMQVEADDEYEIFQVNRTWGNEEKVTFTDGKEQVFLIPRADLITYSNSEAPNNATGKLKDEDNELVYITQTINEANSTLEEHGDMIVVANDQLEDLRTLEVDNSYGVRDNDNTIYLKTNDNSQILYVEEVNYPAENEKVEESEENKETNESPQEIKTYDSNDEESLKESIDWDSVESEKMSNNGSEDRRSSFEDRRSSFEDRRSSYEDMTVDILDPLDENDDPMLFEDLLDSYTEVPLPRGWSTMVISAGRATTVIYARMNMTQTGVPYVQKQVFLKSDMTLQCSAAGNALDPREHNLFPDGRSLIVHALRDVEEFIEEFDQRVICDGLEKLPSTDIDNLIIYRQDVKWRHNECPILMKNNGTRCSKCNSLSLPSIRRKIRKPGQYDDPEKSTELVKKEQTIYELHKLLSKMTKRNEKYEAMKDSPQMFIKMLESLNIPELQKLMIKESLNVDANNDNVNFTQTWLFLSLLIYIESPRMYRFLLLNQYMNLPSIQVMRRYLHQIKTDAQFYKLFQQTVEPFQYNKLDDKEIT from the exons ATGACTCGCAAGTGCGTTTTGTGTAAAGAAACAAACTACAAAAATTCCTACAGCTTTTTTTCCGCCCCAAAGGATGCGGAAACCCGGAAAAAATGGCAAGAAGCAATTGGAATAAAGGATTATGTTGTTAATGATGAGACATTTGTGTGCAGTAGACACTTTACGCCAGGGGACATCATCACTCACTGGGTTAGCGGTGTCCCGCCTCATGTAGTAACA ataaaatacaaaaaatgcCGACTACGCCCTGGTGCAGTTCCCAGTGTGAACTGTGATATGGAAAACATGCAAGTGGAAGCTGATGACGAGtatgaaatatttcaagtaaACCGCACATGGGGAAATGAAGAAAAAGTTACTTTTACTGATGGTAAAGAGCAAGTATTTTTGATTCCCCGCGCAGATCTTATAACTTATTCAAATTCCGAAGCTCCTAATAATGCAACTGGTAAATTAAAAGACGAAGATAATGAGCTAGTTTACATTACGCAAACAATAAATGAAGCTAATTCGACTCTTGAAGAACATGGTGACATGATTGTCGTCGCCAATGATCAGTTGGAAGACTTGAGAACACTGGAAGTTGATAATTCTTACGGAGTCCGTGACAATGATaacactatttatttaaaaacaaatgacAATTCTCAGATTCTTTATGTTGAAGAAGTTAATTATCCTgcagaaaatgaaaaagttgaagaaagtgaagaaaataaagaaaccAATGAATCTCCTCAGgaaattaaaacttatgatTCTAATGATGAGGAGTCATTAAAAGAATCAATCGATTGGGATTCAGTGGAAAGtgaaaaaatgtcaaataatGGAAGCGAAGATCGGAGATCCAGTTTCGAAGATCGTAGATCCAGTTTCGAAGATCGGAGATCCAGTTATGAAGATATGACAGTTGATATTTTGGATCCTCTTGATGAAAATGATGATCCCATGCTATTTGAAGATCTCCTGGATAGCTATACTGAAGTCCCTCTACCACGGGGATGGTCCACGATGGTAATTTCTGCGGGTAGAGCAACAACTGTCATCTATGCTCGTATGAACATGACGCAAACTGGTGTACCCTATGTCCAGAAACAAGTTTTTTTGAAGAGTGACATGACTCTGCAATGCTCTGCTGCAGGGAATGCACTCGATCCTCGAGAGCACAATTTATTCCCAGACGGACGAAGTCTTATCGTTCATGCGCTACGTGACGTTGAAGAATTTATAGAAGAATTTGATCAACGTGTAATATGTGATGGCTTAGAAAAATTACCATCTActgatattgataatttaataatttatcgtcaaGATGTCAAGTGGCGACATAATGAGTGCCCAATTCTGATGAAAAATAACGGCACTCGCTGTTCTAAATGTAATTCTTTGAGTTTGCCTTCTATTAGACGCAAAATTAGAAAGCCAGGTCAATATGACGACCCTGAAAAAAGTACAGAGCTTGTGAAAAAAGAACAGACAATATATGAACTGCACAAACTTCTTTCGAAGATGACCAAACGCAACGAAAAATATGAAGCTATGAAAGACAGTCCacaaatgtttattaaaatgcttgagtcattgaatattccAGAGCTTCAAAAGTTGATGATTAAAGAATCTTTGAACGTTGATgcaaataatgataatgttaattttacacaaACTTGGCTATTTCTTTCCCTTTTGATTTACATTGAGTCACCTCGGATGTACAGATTCCTCTTGTTGAATCAGTATATGAATTTACCGAGTATTCAAGTTATGCGTCGATACCTTCATCAAATAAAAACTGACGCACAATTTTATAAGTTATTCCAACAAACCGTGGAACCGTTTCAGTACAACAAGCTTGATGACAAAGAAATAACGTGA
- the LOC103570198 gene encoding uncharacterized protein LOC103570198: MERNLETTMEDAVKTVGITGCILTDKSGLCLGAKGNISPDSAGIIAAIANQAAKLDSEDAPIISLQSDSRQFLIHRHGPVIGAIFKNIPQ, encoded by the exons ATGGAGCGTAATCTGGAAACTACAATGGAAGATGC AGTAAAAACAGTAGGAATAACAGGGTGTATTTTGACCGATAAATCTGGGCTCTGCCTTggag caaaaggaaatatatctCCAGACAGCGCAGGAATCATAGCTGCTATTGCCAATCAAGCTGCGAAATTAGATTCTGAAGATGCTCCTATCATTTCTCTTCAAAGTGACTCAAG acaatttttaattcatcgaCATGGTCCAGTAATAGGagctatatttaaaaatatccctCAATGA